Below is a genomic region from Ascaphus truei isolate aAscTru1 chromosome 5, aAscTru1.hap1, whole genome shotgun sequence.
AGTCTTCAAATAGAGAGGTATTCAAAACGGAATGTGACAGCCTTTTATAGGGCACATACATTGGAAACTCTGAATGATCTTTTGACTGAAAATAAGAGACATATTGACTCCTAGAGAAGAGGGGGACAAAGCTATCTCTATTAAATCCTCTTGTCTCACCATCGTATATGAAATTATGAAGCAACCACGATTTATGGTGGTGATAATTTGTCTAAAGAGGAGCAGAAAGCTCAGGGATATCCAACAGTGGCAAGATGTGGTTATAAAGCCATCAGAAAAGGACGGAATATTGTTCTCTGGCCCACAGAACTCTATGTAGAAAAAGCTTTACATCAGCCTAAAAATTCATTTTTACAAACCCCTTTTTTCTAGTTCTATGCTAGAGTTCTTAATGATGAATACAAATCTGATCTCGGAGGCTGTCCGTTGGAACAATCACCAAGAGTTCCAATTTTTACATATTCAGAACCTACAAACACTGATGTTTTACATTACCCAGAGTTCATAAAAATCTGAAGGAGCTCCTGGCCGCCAATAGTCTCAGGAATATATTTgtgaacaaaaaaagaaagcataCCGTGGACAATATGCAATTGTTTTATAGTACGTAACAGCAATATCCAGACTTTCaatttacagtattattaaaaagcCACAAAATTATTGATTTCAAAACTAAGATGCTTTGTAACCATCTTACCATATGAGGGACACAATGGACATATTCTTTAAAACTGAAGTTTCCATTTGGATAATGTTCTACTAGCTACTGTATATAGGATGTGGATTCTTTCTATATCAGTATAGGTAACACTGCTGGTACAGTAGCTCAGTCATAAAACATTTAGAATATACACTGGAAAAGGAAATTCAAATGAATTAATCATGTTTTTTAGGGTTCATCGAACTACTCTGTCTTTTGTGATAAGTTTTATCTGCAGACGTCGGTGATGCGGACAGCTTGTGCACTGCACGTGCATTTACAAATTTCTTGACTCGTTCTATAAGGGTGCATATTTACACTCCATGGGACTTATATCCTCTAATTTGTGCTTATATGTGATTCGTGAGTCATTTGATGCTCAGGTGCAACTTCTCATGCGATGTCTATTTGTGCCTGTACAAGACTTCTTAATTACTTGGTGATGTATGTGTTACATATACAAGATAAATAGAAATGTAACACCGTTGTAAGTGCAGGCAGCTTTCACACATACACTACTCCCTTGCTGCAATAGGAAACTATAGCCAGGAGGGACCTGCAAAGCACCGCAGGCCTCCTCTCCCCATGGTGTGTGTATGGTTTGTATATTGGTGGggttattatagtgtgtatattgtggggggtaagaagagagagaaaaagaacctGGTAAACTGAAAGCACTCGAGTACCTATATGTATTGATTAtagtattaaaaataattttgattagtaatctttattaaaataacagggtataaataaaaacacaacgAGTGCTGAATAGTATAGTTCAGTAGTATAGATTTACAAAACAAAGAGTGATATTTCACCTAGGTAGTAATTAAGGGTGAATAGCAGACATAATAGACTGTTATCCTCTTGACCGTAACTAACTTAGTTTCTATATAGAGACGTGTTGTGCTTTGTTTGCACCACTCAAATTACATGATCATATGAATGGCAAGTTCACGGTCATGATCTTACCCATATATGGCTGCTTGAGCCGCTAGGGTGGTTTTACTTGATGTAAAAGAGAGTAATTAAAGTTAACTCCTGACCTTAATACCTGTACTACAATATAATTAAAAGAGTTGGTGTTGTGACCACAGTTAGTGTTCACTATGGTCAACTTATATTACTAATTGTTTAAAAGAGTGGAATTAGTGGAGTCTCAGATCCCTATTATACTCATACTCAGTCAGAATATGCTGGCCCATTGAATGTCTGATATGGACATAAGTATCAACCGCTATATAGTAAATGTTAGCTAGAAGTGAGACTTGATAAGCATGGCTAGTATTGTAGAGCATTACTGTCTGAGAGTTTGCGTCTCAGAACCACCTCCTAACGTAATTCTTGGTCTATTCCCACATGTCCTTCCTTAATAGAGTTAGGATATAGTTGGTAACATATTCAGCAGATAGATAAATTGCCAGCTGCactacaaaaaacagaaaatatattTTCAATCCTTGGTATAATAACCTTATAttataaggaggggcagggggggtaacATTTTGGCCACTCAAagttttcagatttttttttttatgcgttTTGGCACATGGCCCTAAAAAGGTCCACCATCCCTGATCTACTGTAATACCTCTACTCTACATTTCTGGTAAGATTGACTATGCATAAGGCACATGGAGGTTGTCTTTTTTCAGGTGAGGTGTGCACATAATTTGAACTCGTGTTCATGGGTTGCCTTTTTACTTTATTTTACCGGTGactttttaatttctttaataGTTGTTTTAATGTAGATCACAAGAATGTCCAGTGTGTGAGGAAGGTGGAAGTAGAGCATGTATAGGTAGGCAGATGACAGCCAGATGCATACAGGGTTGAAAAGCTGGACGGCATGAATCGCAAAGTAAGAGGAGACTTACCCCTCCACTCCAGCAATTGGGGCGTAGGGTGCGTACAAGACCACTATAGGATACAGCACCTCCAGAGGAGTTATGTTGTGAGCCAGGATTCAGTTAGATCAAATAAAGGAAGGGAGCATGATCAGAAGTCATACAGCAAGAGCATGGTTAGTCAGAGAGCACAGGAAGAGAGGGAAACAGGCAATGAGTATTACGTCGGTAGGGTTTTGTGCCTTTTAAGAAGGAAATGTAGTGAGTGTGGTGCTCAACAATTGAAGCTGGTTCCCTTTGTAGAAAATGATTATATCATGAATAATTGTCCTGATGAAGGTGGAGTGTCCCCAGTATTGTAGAAAGGAAAAGCTGGAAGGGATAAGTGTCTAGTGGAGTTTGCATGACATCCACAACTATATACACTTCAATGAACACCCGACCAGATAATATATATAAGAGGAAGGGAGCATGAGCAGAAGTCATACAACAAGAGCATGGTTAGTCAGACAGCACAGGAAGAGAGGGAAACAGGCAATGAGTATTACGTTGGTAGGGTTTTGTGCCTTTTAGCAGCGAGATCGGGAGGCATGGgcaagagcaggtgtgtatacagtatatctaggtccaggattaggagagatcacCAGCAGAAAGGAGGAGGGAAGAGGATACGAATTTTGGACTGAGGGGTGCAGAAGTAGAGGTATGGAGATAGTGGTGCAGTGCACAGGCacaaatggagaaattaaatgttGCTAGAAGTAGGAGAGTTATGGGGAAGGAAGTTAATATAGAATAGTTTACAaaaaaaggagtgaggaaaccgcaaacagaagaaaaaaaaatcaatatggaGGGTATAGTGGGGTAGTAGGATTAAGGAAGAGACTAGAAAAAGGTAAGAGGAGCAAATTCCCAGATATCAGAACTTAGGGTGTTTGAGTGAAGtagattatttttattattattataatataagtGTGCGTACAGTAGGCTCCATATTAAAACAATGTTGTTTCGTTCATTGTTAAAAATCAAACAGGATTTTCCCACTTATTTTAAAAGTTGCAGTTATTTAAAACCAAAACCATGGCCCTGACCGGTGAATGGTCACGGTCATGTCAATCATTTTAgtgtaaaaacacatacacaagTTCATACTTAATACTGCATTGTAAACATTTACATTTTATACATACCAAACATATTGCCCCCATTTCCAATTGTGTTAAAAAGCTGAAAAGTTAACATATGTGCAAAATACTTTTAACAGCGTATTCCTTGCGCTTTAGGAAGGAATTAAAATACAAGTATTTAAAAATAGCTGAGCCTTTTCACTAAAATTACAAAAATGCCAGCTACGTACTTGACAAAGTTACAGCGACATACATTGGGTGTTTAAGATTGTGCTATAACTTTATAGCATTTAAATGAACAGGATATATGATGTAATGTTGCAGGTTGTGTGTACACATTTCTAACCACACACTGCTCCTGCTCTTTAGAGAAATCCAAATAGTAGCCCAAATCCTTACTGTTCAACCATGCAGATTATGGGGGGACTAATTTACCACCAATATGTGGAGCTGCATCTCACCACAATATACGGATGTCACAACGCATGACTCAACTGCAGACATAAAACAATCTGTGTTGCTGTCTGCAGAGGGCATTGGCGGGTCACCTGAAACCAGGGTCCAGAATTCACTGGGCATCTCCATGAAGCACATAACGGGTGTATTTCATATTATATTATAGGTAGGGAGATCCTTCAGGAGGCAATTACACTTTGTCTTCCCCTATGGAGCTGTTGTAGTTTACCATGTCCAGTATCTCCTGGTCTACCTCCTCCGGCAGAGCCTCATTCCTGTAGTACAGATAGCCGCCGTCTGTATCTGCCACGCCAAGAAGGTCCTCCAGCGATGCCACCACGGTGTCATGCTCCTTCAGGACCTCAGGGTAGCGCGACATTGCCCGCTCAATCCGCAGTGACCTCCGCACAGGGGTCAGAAGCTTCCAGTCCTGGGTGCCCGGCTCTCTTTTTTTGCTGTGCATAGAAATGTGAAAGTCAAAAAACATTTTCTTGCGGCCTCTTGATTGCATTAGTATTAAAATTATTCCTAAAGAGGATTCCAAAATGGAAACAGGGCTGAGAATATTTATCAGGCCTTTGCTTAGCAAGCATCATCCTCTGACATTTTTCCAAGGACTGCATTTGTTAGTGGGTTGTAAAGGCGTGCTTTACCTGAAGACACTTCCAACCTGCAACTTGAAAGCTGAGCCCTGCTCGCAGATGTTTGTCAGGGCTGTACTGGGCATCCCAACATCTTGCCAGGTCTTCCTGGTTGGGTGAGATGGGCTACTGGGGCATTCTGCAGCCTCGTCCTCAAAGTGCTTGCTCTCCAGAGCATAGTTCTCATTGGGCAATGGCCCAAATGTGACAGCTATATCAAAGACAATGACCGTCAGGGAGAAGCTCCATCAACATGCACTTGAAGAGTATTGTAAATAAGTGAAAAAGAATcaacattttgttttaaaaaaacaaaataacaaaacatAACTAGGAGGTGGGATCTACTTGTAAAGGGgaaaaggaatttttttttttttttaccttttgttttttttgttgtattcTTCAGGAGATCAAATATGACATCTCTAAGCTCTTCAATTGGCTGTGAAATAGATTGTGTTTTGAGAATACAGGCCTGTTAGGCTGAATCATTTAAGGGATTTGTCAGGTGACGTACACAAATCTCAAATAGAAAGTCGACATTTCTCACTATTTGATTAAATAAAATCCCCTCGACCACATGCTCTGAAAAGGACTGTCCCTTCAAGTACAAGTGAACTATATGGCATGTTCTatagcagcggtgcacaaactaggGGGCGCGACCCCAAGGGGGGGCGCaaaactgccggcgggggggcgcaagtgtttacagaggccccgcgcacttcccgaaggcacttacattaagtgccgggggagctgcagggcctctgtaaacctttacttacctagacTCCGGCGGCGTCCttcatcgccatggcaacgcggcgttaaaatgacgcagcgaggtcatgtgacggcacgttgctatggcaacgtgacgtcatgacgccgaagcgcaggtaagtgggggttaggggggcgcgggagtgaggggaccgccggcaggggggcgcaggaaaaaaagtttgcgcccccgtTCTATAGCAGGGGTGCAAAAACTTCTTGCGTTGCGCCCCCCGCCAGCTCGATCGCGCTCCCCCTTACCTTCAACGAAGCGGCTAGTGACGAtgcggtgtcatgtgacgtcacgtctccatggcaacgggcgtcaatTGATGCCGCGTTTCCATGGAGATGCATGGACAGGAAGCTGGTGAgtacatttacagaggcctcgcgctcttagcgcggggcctctgtaaccaccgcccctcctcgccctccagtttgcgcaccgctgttctatagGTTAAATGTAAACCTATATcagataaaaataaatgaatcatCAAAATGTGACCAGTTACCAAATGCTTTGGAGGGACTTTACGATCACTTCTTAATCACGTTAAAATACTGTAAACTTTTGTATATGTAGATTGTTCATGCAGAGTCTTACACTTGATGTTTTGACCAATGATGGATGCATAATTAAAGATAACAGGAAATGATTAACAGATGACGTTAAAATGAAATGAacccaaaataaataaaagacgACTCATTTTTGCACCAATCAAATGAAAGAATTACTTTAGCGGGGATTGAATCTTTTCTTATGGAAGCTGTGTGGGGTGCCTCTTTAAAGTTATTCACCATGACATACAGCATCATCATACAAGCTTGTGCAAGTGACAGCTGTCTCAAACCAGCTCCTTTCACTTCAGGTTGACCTTGAGCAAGTGATTTATAAAAGGATCAAAGTACAATGTAATATCCTTCATTAGATTGAAGAATAATTGTGCCTGTAATATGCCATGCAGTCAGTGCTAAATAAAAACCACTTCAAAATGAACACTTTAATTGCAAAGCTTTGACCTCTACATTGCTGAACTCTGCTTTATAGATATGTCTGACAAAAGGGATTCATTTTAACGCTCTAGTAAACCAGCTTCATAGTCCCCATCTGCAAGGAACTGCTAACCCGGACCAAATTTAAACAGAGTGGTGCTATTCACAACTCTGTACTACATAAAATGATCTGTAACATCTTGAGTTAGAAACATCTACTTTCACTTTTAATACAAGACAATGGCAAGTGTACCCATCCATTCTCAACGTTCCTTACTCATGGGATACATTTCTGCGAGGTTGACGAACCCGGTCTACATGTAGAATTTTATTTGTATGTTCAAATCTATGGAACAGGCGGATTCTACCAGGGCGACCAAAGCTAATATTTCAGTAAATGTAGCCCTTTAATTATACACACTATGAGATACATGGGTTTTACGTTTCCTCCCTGTGGTTTAACATAAATATGATGTATTAAATTTTCAATTATAAGCAATGTGGTGCACCAAACAGTCCTAATAAAGATACAGAACCAAGGAAAAACTATGAAAAGCATATGGTGCACAGAGAACTGGGATTCTCCTGAAACTCAAAATATGACAGAAAATATAATTGCTCTCCAGCATGCAGAAAGACAAATTCAAGTGCAGTAGAGCCAAACATTTTATTCACTTTGAcgacaaaaaaaacccacattacAGCAAGTCGCACCACTTATCCAGATTGCAAATCATGATAACTGGGTATGTTCAGCTTTCTAAAGAAGGTGATAAGTAGAGACCTAATCTCACGAGTTGGAAGGTAAGTCCATCATGGAAGCAGTAATGGTCAGTGTGACGTTTCAGGCCCACAATTAGAGCTTTATCAAGCTTCCACAAGGGCTTACCTTCCAACTCATATTGAGATTCAGACTCTACTTATCCCTTTCTTTAGAATGCAGATCATGGACACTGTGGATATGTTCAGATATCTAGAAAAGTAACTTTCTGTAATAGTTTTGTTGTCCCTTTTTGGCTCTACTACACTCGTATACATCTTTTTGCATGCTGAAGAGAttgatatagatacatacacacaattcTTACTTCCAAAATAAAACACTCTTTACTGGGTCAGTAATATGCCCGTGTGTTACCGTTAGGCATATCTttgtacaggtggtcctcgcttaCTGACGTCCTGGTTTCCGATGGATGCCTTATCCAACGTCGCATAATGCAGTCCACCAGACGCATTATCCGCCCTGGACCCGCTTTTCCGATGGTCACCGCCGCCGATTAACATGGCACCTGCAATCCAACTGTCTGTTAACCGATGGCGGTTAGCAGGACGCATTCCGTTGGAAAAgtaaggactgcctgtatacaatTCATTAAAAAGCCACATAAATATTTCTTAACATgcactgtatctgccatcacacttTAGAAGGAAATGCATATTTCCGGAATAGGATTGTTCTAAGTGACTCACCGAGGCTCCTGCTCGGACCGCCTGCTCGTATAATCCCACAACATCGAAGGTGCCGTCTCTCTCCAAGAGCCTGGCCTTACACACCCAGAACGTGGCAAACTTCTCAGCTTCAGGGAGCGTTGAGAGGACAGCATGGATGGACTCGGATGGAACTCCCTTGAAATAAGAGAAAAACAAAATTATCAAAAGGAAAAAGAAATACTTGTGTGGAGACAGTTGAAACTAGATTATCTTCCCCCAACCAACATTAAATTCTGAGTGCAACTCAGGGTTGCTGTTTATGTAGCTAGTTATGAACCTTTCATCACTAAGTACAGCTGAACCACATTATAATGCCGTCCTCGGgatccacagaatgagaccgcattataaccgggatcacgTTGTAAGATTTCACCGTGCGAGGACTTGCCGGCACCTGCAGCAGTCAGCTTTCTCTGCCGCATCATAGGGATGTGTCCATTACGAAAACTTGGAGTGTCGAGGagggtgtttttttgttttgaattcaatgctttattgctaacagacacatacacaaaccacatacacacctgtggtgtagaggtagagaattggtactagcatatgaaaggtcctgggttcaattcctgtatcatatggtataatttataaaaaaaaaaaaaaaaatttgtaaattattattttattgtagaatttataaattattattttatttttattaaattgtataaattattattttataattttataGTCTGTTTTGTAATACCAAGCCTGTATATACAAATTCACACAACCTCACATGAATATTTCATTGCGGTCGAACCCCTGAAGTGTGAGCACATACCTGGTCGATGAGTTGCAGGCACTCGCTCAGGGTGGTGTTCATCTTCTTTACCAGACCCAGcagctcttcctcctcctccatgcCCTCCCACAGGGAGCAgttgtgcttcaattgccttccTTTCGCTGGCTGTTTGGACGGCAGGGACATAGGTGGACGTTTGTAGGTCTTACCCTTGGAGTTCATCCACTCTTCCAGCTTTTTCCTAATTGGAGAGGACAGAAGGGTTATTGTAGGTGTCTCTTTACCAAGTAAACCACCAATTGTCAAACAAACAAAGTTGCCGATATGCTATTATAAGTAGCTAAACACTTATTCAGTGTTCCCAGAATGAAAAACATACAGGgcccctacaagctcatattgaacccccaaaataaccacaacatgttgtggttattttgggggttcaatatgagcttgtaggggtcctgtatgttttgcaattcttgttcagctggtcatggctgatttggagggtggctcctccttccctagttctaagctcacccctcccactttttaatggttaaagctcactcctttgcaccttccacacccatgggaacttgcatccagtatgattgcgacaaatctaatacagagtgcttttcctggtattatacaggttaataagagcttcaatcagacttagaactatgcaactaattttgacaaatttattataaatcattcttcctggtaatgtacaggttattaagaatctattttagtgttagggcccttgagacgtggtcttccttgaaggggctcaagggcttacaacactttggccaaagggttaaactaaaaaagaccattttattcaaaagatatctatttatctataggcactgtaccgtgtattggtgtctttggatgtagcactgagctctgtctgtgtttcatgttctgtctctggttttaaatatatattcccAGAATGAAGCAATAAATATTCATTTTTCATAGGatacaaaaaaagtaaaaaacagttACTCATGGGAGATTGAATCCAAGGAGTCAATTGCACGGATAAATTATGAGCTATACCCATTTCATATACCGGTAAAGCCATCTTCCCCTTGAGCAGGAAGATTACAGCACAGTTAATTCTAATAAAACTCTAATCCAGCAAAAGCGTATTGAATTAAACATCTAAGAGCGAATGGCGCGGCCTGTAACAATCTGTAGCATACTTGCGCTCTTCTGCTGCCGTTCTGGGCGTGGTGGGCAGTTGGCTCGTGTCATCACTGTTCCCCAGGTAAGACTGTTTGGTGAATGCTGCAGACCTTGCAGTGTCTGACACTTTGTTAATGGCCAGAGCTCTTCTGCTCTCGCTGGGCTTTATCGGTTTATTGGAAGAAACTGTACCCTCTCTTGTCGGCCTGAGCCCAGGTTTATTGGAAGCAATATCACTCCTGGCACAGTGTCTGTATCCTGGTTTGGTGCAGACAGCCGATCCGGTGCTCTGATGCCTGGGCCCCGGTTTACTGGATAAGATGAAGCGCTGTCTGTCCACTGCTTTACTGGAGGCAACATTGCCCATACTTTGTGGTCTGGATGCAGGTTTACTATAAGTGGCAGTTCCTGAGCTCTGCTGCTTGGGTGCTGTATTGATGGAGGTGATAGGTTTTACCTTAGAGACCACACAGCTCCTTTGCCTGAGCCCCCTGTTCTTGCAGATAACAGTAGATGGTCGGAGGTCTGCACTGGGTTTGTTTACATTGTTTgttttcagggtgctggctctgaCCTGCACTATTCCTGCATTCTGAGACCTCTGTAGATTCTGAGGGCCTTTTGGGTGCGAATTTTCAGTCCTGCATGTTTTCACAAGCGACGGTTTTCCTGTGTTAATCCTGCTTTGTGATGGCGCAGGTTGGCCAGCCCTGGAGACCATGCATGTCTGTCCAGTGTGCAACTGGGGAGGATTACATTTACAAACTGGTCTCTGGGTCTTCAAAGcagatgggcacattttggggTGGTCTTTATGATTCTGCATCCTGATGGTCAGGCTTCTGCTTGGGTTCCTTAATGTTGCAGTCATCCTTCCAAGGGTTGGGTGGTTCAGCTTAGTCTTAG
It encodes:
- the CKAP2L gene encoding cytoskeleton-associated protein 2-like isoform X1 codes for the protein MDEILGSVFKSATNIMEVREVLSAEEEHRRKLFEYLAAKGRLKPQNNRPYLKDSTNRQSQKPCHSSKPTPVSKQKENVLPNDTRFDLRANQIRASSHFSVQQRGKTAPTKLPARAVSTPGTVKLSTGTSRLKHCEIGTSEDQQKDAALTKTHAAEEPTQGEAAVCNFSTTASVADSKELKSEEASGRGLVQSEIASQNQECSVSVECVQGDNLIFGVTEQSSTVPGIMKSVQSKTKLNHPTLGRMTATLRNPSRSLTIRMQNHKDHPKMCPSALKTQRPVCKCNPPQLHTGQTCMVSRAGQPAPSQSRINTGKPSLVKTCRTENSHPKGPQNLQRSQNAGIVQVRASTLKTNNVNKPSADLRPSTVICKNRGLRQRSCVVSKVKPITSINTAPKQQSSGTATYSKPASRPQSMGNVASSKAVDRQRFILSSKPGPRHQSTGSAVCTKPGYRHCARSDIASNKPGLRPTREGTVSSNKPIKPSESRRALAINKVSDTARSAAFTKQSYLGNSDDTSQLPTTPRTAAEERKKKLEEWMNSKGKTYKRPPMSLPSKQPAKGRQLKHNCSLWEGMEEEEELLGLVKKMNTTLSECLQLIDQGVPSESIHAVLSTLPEAEKFATFWVCKARLLERDGTFDVVGLYEQAVRAGASPIEELRDVIFDLLKNTTKKTKAVTFGPLPNENYALESKHFEDEAAECPSSPSHPTRKTWQDVGMPSTALTNICEQGSAFKLQVGSVFSKKREPGTQDWKLLTPVRRSLRIERAMSRYPEVLKEHDTVVASLEDLLGVADTDGGYLYYRNEALPEEVDQEILDMVNYNSSIGEDKV
- the CKAP2L gene encoding cytoskeleton-associated protein 2-like isoform X2, coding for MKAYYAIHYIETQANVFSTGILQNIQLSKIHFSASSEKSCKMSSSTIRPYLKDSTNRQSQKPCHSSKPTPVSKQKENVLPNDTRFDLRANQIRASSHFSVQQRGKTAPTKLPARAVSTPGTVKLSTGTSRLKHCEIGTSEDQQKDAALTKTHAAEEPTQGEAAVCNFSTTASVADSKELKSEEASGRGLVQSEIASQNQECSVSVECVQGDNLIFGVTEQSSTVPGIMKSVQSKTKLNHPTLGRMTATLRNPSRSLTIRMQNHKDHPKMCPSALKTQRPVCKCNPPQLHTGQTCMVSRAGQPAPSQSRINTGKPSLVKTCRTENSHPKGPQNLQRSQNAGIVQVRASTLKTNNVNKPSADLRPSTVICKNRGLRQRSCVVSKVKPITSINTAPKQQSSGTATYSKPASRPQSMGNVASSKAVDRQRFILSSKPGPRHQSTGSAVCTKPGYRHCARSDIASNKPGLRPTREGTVSSNKPIKPSESRRALAINKVSDTARSAAFTKQSYLGNSDDTSQLPTTPRTAAEERKKKLEEWMNSKGKTYKRPPMSLPSKQPAKGRQLKHNCSLWEGMEEEEELLGLVKKMNTTLSECLQLIDQGVPSESIHAVLSTLPEAEKFATFWVCKARLLERDGTFDVVGLYEQAVRAGASPIEELRDVIFDLLKNTTKKTKAVTFGPLPNENYALESKHFEDEAAECPSSPSHPTRKTWQDVGMPSTALTNICEQGSAFKLQVGSVFSKKREPGTQDWKLLTPVRRSLRIERAMSRYPEVLKEHDTVVASLEDLLGVADTDGGYLYYRNEALPEEVDQEILDMVNYNSSIGEDKV